In Spodoptera frugiperda isolate SF20-4 chromosome 4, AGI-APGP_CSIRO_Sfru_2.0, whole genome shotgun sequence, a single window of DNA contains:
- the LOC118281742 gene encoding type 1 phosphatidylinositol 4,5-bisphosphate 4-phosphatase, with translation MGDGQSETKPLLRDEEVNVSTISPIGPDELPPPYQQAGMPMVTCRVCQAMIDISGKREQHVVKCSECNEATPIRNAPPGKKYVRCPCNCLLICKSSSQRIACPRADCKRIINLAPSPVTPPVATLPGMCRVICAHCQDTFLYQLLKDAPVRCPHCRKVSSVGARVARKRGAIFAVLSLVFLAIALGVTLGTLSAAKSHGGGIYVAYVGGFLLALILGSRAVYYFAMKVSTIEGPM, from the exons atgggGGACGGACAAAGTGAAACTAAACCATTACTTAGAGATG AGGAGGTAAATGTCAGCACAATATCTCCAATTGGACCTGACGAGCTTCCTCCGCCGTACCAACAAGCGGGAATGCCGATGGTAACATGTCGCGTGTGCCAGGCTATGATCGACATATCAGGGAAGAGAGAGCAGCATGTTGTCAAATGTTCAGAATGCAATGAAGCCACG CCTATTAGGAATGCTCCACCAGGCAAGAAATATGTGCGCTGTCCTTGCAACTGCTTGTTAATTTGCAAGTCATCGTCACAGCGCATTGCATGCCCCCGTGCCGACTGCAAGAGGATCATCAACTTGGCACCATCTCCTGTGACTCCTCCTGTCGCTACCTTGCCAGGAATGTGCAGGGTTATCTGTGCTCACTGTCAAGATACGTTTCTG TACCAACTGCTGAAAGACGCTCCCGTGCGATGTCCTCACTGCCGCAAGGTGTCGTCGGTGGGCGCGCGCGTGGCTCGCAAGCGTGGAGCCATATTCGCGGTGCTGTCGCTGGTATTTCTCGCTATCGCTCTCGGCGTCACGCTGGGCACGCTCTCTGCTGCTAAGAGCCACGGAGGCGGCATATATGTGGCTTATGTTGGCGGCTTCCTCCTTGCTCTAATCCTGGGCAGTCGAGCTGTCTACTACTTTGCTATGAAAGTGAGTACTATTGAAGGCCCTATGTAA
- the LOC118281743 gene encoding tubulin polymerization-promoting protein homolog has protein sequence MSEDASVDAAVEQVTQEVKDVKLENGSAPGALNGTANKAEGAISLKDAFKAFSKFGDPKSDGKTITLSQSDKWMKQAKVIDGKKITTTDTAIHFKKLKTLKLGIDDYQKFLEDLAKSKKVELEEIKKKLTSCGQPGVSSHVTKSPAAAAAVDRLTDTSKYTGSHKQRFDETGKGKGIAGRKDLVDASGYVSGYQHKDTYNKSH, from the exons ATGTCTGAGGACGCGAGTGTAGACGCTGCGGTCGAGCAGGTGACTCAAGAAGTGAAGGACGTCAAGCTGGAGAACGGGTCCGCTCCTGGTGCACTCAACGGAACGGCCAACAAAGCTGAGGGGGCCATCTCTCTAAAG gATGCCTTCAAAGCTTTTTCTAAATTTGGGGATCCGAAATCGGAtggtaaaacaataacattgtcACAAAGCGACAAATGGATGAAGCAAGCAAAGGTAATTGATGGAAAGAAAATCACTACGACTGACACCGCAATTCACTTCAAAAAACTAAAGACCCTGAAGCTTGGCATTGATGACTATCAGAAATTTCTGGAAGATCTCGCTAAAAGTAAAAAGGTAGAGCTGGAGGAGATCAAGAAGAAGCTCACGAGCTGTGGGCAGCCAGGCGTCTCCTCACAC GTGACCAAGTCGCCAGCGGCCGCGGCAGCAGTGGACCGGCTGACAGACACCAGCAAGTACACGGGCTCCCACAAACAGAGGTTCGACGAGACCGGTAAAGGCAAGGGCATCGCTGGTAGGAAGGACCTGGTCGATGCCTCAGGGTACGTGTCTGGCTACCAGCACAAGGACACGTACAACAAGTCCCATTAA